Proteins encoded in a region of the Thunnus thynnus chromosome 8, fThuThy2.1, whole genome shotgun sequence genome:
- the elovl1b gene encoding elongation of very long chain fatty acids protein 1b, whose protein sequence is MLQEIQAIGSHAMDIYDYLLAGLDPRLKEYPLMQSPIPMTAILLSYLFFVLYLGPRIMANRKPFQLKEAMIVYNFMLVALSIFIVYEFLMSGWATTYTWRCDPIDTSDSPQALRMIRVAWLFWFSKIIELIDTIFFVLRKKHGQITFLHIFHHSLMPWTWWWGVGYAPGGMGSFHAMVNSTVHVIMYFYYGLAAAGPRFQKFLWWKKYMTAIQLTQFVLVSLHATQYYFMDSCDYQFPMVIHLIWMYGTFFFVLFSNFWVQAYVKGKRLPKQDMKQCRNGTAVYTNGKHHENGSSIKNGSTNGSAHHENGSSHMGKMKKA, encoded by the exons ATGCTTCAGGAGATTCAGGCGATTGGCTCACATGCCATGGATATCTATGACTACCTCTTGGCGGGATTGG atCCCAGGCTGAAGGAATATCCACTGATGCAGAGTCCTATTCCAATGACCGCAATATTGCTGAGCTATCTGTTCTTCGTACTGTACCTGGGACCTCGTATAATGGCCAATCGCAAGCCCTTCCAGCTAAAGGAAGCCATGATAGTCTACAACTTCATGCTTGTGGCACTGTCAATATTCATTGTCTATGAA TTCCTTATGTCTGGTTGGGCCACAACCTATACCTGGCGATGTGACCCAATCGATACCTCTGACAGCCCTCAAGCACTTCGA ATGATCCGAGTGGCTTGGCTGTTCTGGTTCTCCAAGATTATCGAGCTCATCGACACA ATCTTCTTCGTTTTGAGGAAAAAGCACGGCCAGATCACCTTCCTGCACATCTTCCACCACTCCTTAATGCCTTGGACCTGGTGGTGGGGAGTTGGTTATGCTCCTG GTGGAATGGGATCCTTCCATGCCATGGTGAATTCTACCGTCCACGTCATCATGTATTTCTACTACGgccttgctgctgctggaccACGCTTCCAGAAGTTTttgtggtggaagaaatacATGACTGCCATTCAGCTG ACCCAGTTTGTCCTGGTGTCTCTTCACGCCACGCAGTATTACTTCATGGACAGCTGCGACTACCAGTTCCCCATGGTTATCCACCTCATCTGGATGTACGGAACCTTCTTCTTCGTGCTGTTCTCCAACTTCTGGGTCCAGGCTTACGTGAAGGGTAAGCGGTTGCCAAAGCAGGACATGAAGCAGTGTCGGAACGGCACAGCGGTGTACACGAATGGCAAACACCACGAGAACGGCAGCAGCATCAAGAATGGATCCACCAACGGCTCTGCTCACCACGAGAACGGCAGCTCTCACATGGGCAAGATGAAGAAGGCCTAG